ACATTATGATGCTCGCTGGGGAAGAGGCGGATAAAGCCCTTGAAAACTACCGCAAAACCGCTGCCTATATAGCGGAAAAAGAGAGCCCTCTTGCCACTTTGAAGGAAGTCTCCGACGCCTTCCACTTCCACGCCAAAGAGGCAAAGTGGAACCTACGGGAGGACAGCCTGCTTCCCTCGCCAAGGCAACAAGACAGAGAGATCTCCTCGTCAAAGCTCCCTATTTTTGCGTATCTGGATAGTCTCAGATCGGCCTTTAACACCGGCTCAATCATCAGAACAGCGGAGTGCTTCGGCTTTTCCAAGGTGTTCTTGGGTGGAGCCACGCCGTCTCCCGAGTGCAGTCAGGTTAAAAAAGCCGCGATGGGCACTGAAGCGTGGATTGAGTGGGAGGCCCATGCTCTAATCAAGTCCTTGCCAAGACCGCTGATCGTGCTGGAGACAGTGGCTAACGCTCCATCGCTTTATGATTTCAAATTTCCGCATACTTTTACGTTAGCCGTTGGAAATGAGGAGTATGGAGCCAGCGATCTCCTCTTGAACGAGGCCGATTTTTTTGTTACAATCCCACTAAGGGGAAGAAAAGGCTCACTCAATGTAGCCAATGCTTTCGCCGTAGCCGCCGCCTATGCCGCCAATGAGTTGAATAGAATAGACAGGAAAGGATGATCCTCATGGATAAAGAAAAGATACCTACGAAAGCGATCAAAACCCGCTACCCCACCCCCGTCTCATCCACGAAGGATATATTAAGCAAGGAAGAGAAGATCGCCTTCATCAGTGACCGCTTCCGCGAAATCATGGAGTGCCTGGGACTGGACGTAGAGAACGAGTCACTTGCGAGGACTCCTTATCGCGTTGCGAAGATGTACGTCAATGAAATCTTCAGCGGCCTTGATGAAGAATCGTTTCCCGAGGTTCGGTTCGTCAATGACGACTACTCACACTCCAAAAATGGCAACGCAATCTTCATCAAGGTGAATTTTACGAGCTTCTGCGAACACCATTTCGTTCCCATGATGGGCGTAGTCTATGTCAGCTACATTCCGAATAAGAAAGTGGTGGGTCTTTCTAAAATCCCGCGTATTATCCGCTTCTTCTCCCAGCGGCCGCAAATGCAAGAGAGGCTTGGCGCACAGATAGCCGACAGCTTGTCAGCTATCTTGGAAACCGAACACATTGCCGTCTGCATCGTCGCTAAACACTTCTGCATGATCGTCCGCGGCATTGAAGACGCGGCAAGCCACACGGTAACCCATGTCTTACTCGGAGACTTTGAAAAAAATCCAGAGCGTAGAAATGAGTTTTTTGAAGCGATGAAAAGACAAAATGTGGAGATCGGCGTTTAATTCTGCCGAAGTACTGCAGAATGCGTCTAAAAATTGGGTGTTTTACCATCGAAAGGTAGTAAGCCACCCCTCTCTATTTCTATAATCTTTCAATCGAAAGAGCGTTCGTGTTGCCAAAACTCAATTTTGAAGCCTTTCGCTCTATATAAGACGAGCCGAAGCCCCTCTGTCCAAATTGACGGAATGATAGCTGATTCTCATCGTAGGTACTTGATGCGATGTGAGTGGAAGGGAGTTTGTCGATGGCGTATTGCCGGGAGAATCCCGGCGTAGAGTGAAACACGCGTCTTGCATTCATTGCGAAGAGCAACTGCAAGCGATAGCATTTTAATAAAAAAAGCCCGGGAAAATGGTAAGCCGGATTCTGTTGCTAAAACACCTCTTACAAGGTGCCTTAGCCAGCAGCCATTAGTCTTGGAGCCTTGTCGCCAAAGCCCTCGAGCATCTTACTAGGGTGCAGCGGAGCACCGATCACCCAATTTAGACTTGCTCCGGATAGGGTTTGCCGCAAGAGCTGGATTTCTCCAGCCCGTACCCGCTCCTGAAGCGGGCATTTCACCCTGTAAAAGCACCTGCCTTGCGACAGATGCTTTTCGGTATACTTTCTGTTGCACTTTCCGTAGCCTTACGACCCCCAGTCTTTCACTGGTATCCTCTCCTGTGGAGTCCAGACTTTCCTCCCCGGTGTTTAAATCCCGGAGCGACTGCCTCTCTTCCCGAGCGAAACGTTTAAGCTGTCTGACGCGAACGACGACGACGGCCTCTGCCCTGAGCACCTGCCTGATCTTGATCATCAGCCTGCGGCCAGTAGAGAATGCGGGAGCAGTGTTCGCAGAAGATCATTCTCTCTGCTTTACGCACCAAGTTCTCGTCTTGCGCTGTGAGCTGGATGTGGCATCCGCTGCAGGTTCTGTTTTCGATAGGCACGACTACTCGGTCTTTCTTGTTCTGCAAAAGTCTTTCGTAGATGGAAAACACTTCCGGAGATGCCTCTGCAACGAGTTCATCGCGCTTGACCTTGATCAGACTGCCTTCTTTGTTAATTTCCTGGATGCGTGTCATGATTTCCGATTCGAGCACTTTGCTGCTCTCTACCGTGGATACCAAGCTTTCTTTAATATTCTTTAGAAGCTCTTCCTCTTGAGACAACTTATCCATCAGGTCGCTTAAATTCTGCTCTTTTGCAGCTCTCTGCTTGTCAACTTGGGACATTTCGTGGCTTAAGGCGTTGAACTCATCCACTTTTTTAACAGAGCTTTGCTTGTTCTCAAGCTCTTTGAGTTTTTCCTGAATTTCCTTCAGTTCTTCCTCGCCAATCTTGATCAGCGTCTTCAGCTCGAGCACTTCGCCTTCTTTGGCTTTGATCTGATGGGACAGGTCGCTCTTGATCGCGGTGATGTTTTCCATCTCACGCTTCCTTTCCCTCTTGAGTCGCATAAGCTGAATCATTTGCATATCCAGTTCTTGAATATCAAGAATCAGGGAGAGTGCGTCGTTGATCGATTTGTGTGCTTCCGCGTGCTGCGATTTAACCATGAGAAACCCTTATCGTTGTATTAACCTTGAGCAAAGAAAAAATTAGACACAGCCTTAGTGAAGATGGGTTTTAAGGCCCGTCAAGAACTTCCCCTTGAGAGGAGCGTCTTCTGTTTGTTATTTGCCAAAAATGCTCTATGTTACTAGACTAGTAGTAGGTTATTGATTCACGTCTTAATTCTCAAGGAAAATTTCCTTGTTTTTCCCTTACGGATGCTCGATTATTCAAATTAAGATTGATAACATCCCAAAATTATCTCTAATTTTGAGTTTTTTAATCCTAAAGCATGCAAAGCAGTCCGCATTTTTTGGAGTCGCTTCAGCCGCTCTCGACATAAAGAGCGTCAGAACAACCCCTAAAAACTTCTGACTTTAGAATGCTGCCGGACTTAAAAATTACTCAATGCCCATCACTTCCTTTAAAATTCGAGTGATAGCTGCACCGGATAGACGAGCTGCTTCTTCAATCTGATCGATCATCCCCGACTTCATTTTAAGCTTGACCAGATCCTCTCGCGCCTCTTTGAGAATCGCTTTCTGATCTTTGGTGAGATCAGCGTCGTAATTTTTCAGCACCTTATCGACCACAGCGGCCGAAAAACGCGCCGGCTGCGCAAACATCCGCGACAGCGGATCGAACACAGAGAAAATATGCATCATCGGCCCCGTCGCATCCGTGACCCGTGACGCTTTAAACGGAAGGGCGATGTATAAATTGTCTGCCCACTGCTTCGGGTGGATATGTGTCTGGGAGACGGACCGAAGGGCTTGCAAGTTAGCTTTCTGCTTAACATTTGTTTTGGTCAACTGAGTGACTTGTCCGTTTTTGATCGTTTTCATTCTTGCCGGCGTTGTGGTAGCAACCCCGCCATCGGCAACGAAGACAGCGTCGTGTTTTAAGACTTTAGACGCAATCCCACTTTCGATCAGACGTCGATTCTCAAGTCCTCGCCCGGCTCCGATGAATGTCAACTCATCGATGAACACCTTCTCCTTAGGCCTCTTGATGCAAAAAAGCGAACACGGCTCTGGAAAATACGCTCCATAGCTGATGGCTCGGTTCATCGCTGCCCGGCACGCCATGTCCAGTCGAACTCCAAGCTCGATCAACGGTCGCTCCGGCTCGATGACCCGATAGCCATGCGTAACGGCAGAGGGAGTGTCATGATTTTCAATTGTTTTGTCAAGACGGGTAAAGAGTCCGATTTTTCTCTTCAGGTTCAAGGTGTCGGCATCCATCACACCAAGATACACAGGCGACTCCCCTCCCTTGCCTGCGTACTCTTTGACAAAATGTTTTGTGAAATCGGAATCTTTGATTTTTTCTCGTATTCTCTGATAGGGGATCTGCGCAATGAGGCCCTCTGTCAACTTTCCCTTGCCGCCTTCCAGGTAAGTTCTGACGTCGCCGGCTTTAGTTGTCGATAGCATTTTTAAAATAAAAAAAGCCTTAGGGGCGGGATAGGTGAGCCGATGAGCCTCACCTTTTCTTTCCCAGCCGGGAACCCAAAAAAAGCCGAATATGCGATAGGCGACACCCTTGATGAGAGGGATATTACTCACCCAATCCCTAAACTTCTCGTTCACCTCTGGATCCATTGACTTAATCTGATTGACACCCAAGACGAGCGAAAAGCGTGCTTTGATCTCCTCTCTGGATGCCGTCTTAGTCTTGCCAAAAGATTCATCCTTGTAGAGCTGGATCAACCTGTTGAACTGATCATACCCCTCCTCTTCGGGCCGATGAGCCATGGGAACATTGATGAGATAAAGGGGAAGGTTATCATCCGGAATTAACGGGTTTAGCGCGGACTGGCTGGCCGGCTCAAAAATCTCCCTGGCCACCCCAGCTTCCTTTTCGCTTGCGATATACGGGAAACACGCTTTTCTTCCTCTCAGACACTGTGAGATCCAATCCCTGTTAGCCACCTTGGCCGGAAGGTGGGTTTTCAGCATCGACTCCACTTCTCTTCTTCTCGTCTTAGGCATCGTCTTGATCGGTTGCATAGAACATCCTTTTTTTTCAAAGGGAGTAGTCTATGCCACCTCTCTACATTTAATAAAGCGCAAAAACCAAAGATAATTAAAAACAAATACTTTACAAGACTGGACTATTTTAAAATAAAAAATACGCAAATGACAAGTTAAGAAGAATCAACTCACCCATTATTTGATACATCTATCACTAATTGATATTTACAGAAATATTTAAACAAAATACAATTGGTCGATTTTTTTAAAAATTAAAGGTGCCGATTAAACACCCCCAAAAGAATTAAGCGGCAACTAGTCACAGGCTAATTTAGGAGATATCACATGAGCTCGTACTCGATCACCAACTACCAGGGATGGCGTTTCGCCGGAACGTGCGACAGCCCCGCGGAAAAGCCAAGCCCGATGCGCTGACTTGCCCCGAACACGCCGGTAACATGCTAACTAAGGTTCGGTTCGTGTTCAGCGAAACGGCAAAAAGTAGCAAAACGCCGGGCAAGACACGCAACGTCGAAAAACTCCTGCAGCGTGATCTGACAAGAAGCAAGAGAGGGGGAACACAGCGCTGCTTTGAGGTTTGTAAACGCGATGAAGGAATTTATATCGTCTTTGGGAAATCCGAAGACCGCGAAGACTGCCTGATGCTAGGAGGTCTTGCGATCGTTGGAGGGTGCATTCTTGCAGCCACAGGCTTAGGTCTTCTGGCCCTTCCCGTACTCGGTGCCGGATCTGCCGCTTTCGGTGACGCCTACACAAAAGATGCTCTGCAGTTTGACAAACAGAAGAATTTAAAGCAGGCTGGAATTGGCGCCATTGCCTCTGGAGTGGGGGCTGTAGCTGCTGCTGGGACCGGTGCCTTGCTCGCCAGCAAAGGACTTCTCGCTGCTACGGTCACCTCAGTAGCCAGCGGCGAGGCCGGATATGTCGTTACCCAAAAACTTAACGGCGAGGAGATAACAGCAGTAGGCGCTCTAAAAGCTGCCGCTGCCGGTATCGTTGCGCCGATAGCATCCAAAACCACCGGGAATTTGCTTTATGATCTGAAAGGAGGCGAAGCCTTCGACAAAATAGTGAGATCCTCAGCCAAAGGAGCTGCCGGATCTGCCACATCTACAATGACTACCAACGTGCTGAGCGGCAAACCTCTGACTGCAGGCATAGGCCTGTCAGTAACCCTTGGAGCCGCTACATCAGCCTCGACCAAGCTCGGAAAAATCGGAACCGAAAAACCAAAGACATCACCCTCCTTGAATCCAAGCAGCCCAAGCACTACACAACCGACCTTCTCAAAAGTAACCAGCGACATATGGCGAAATAGAATCACTTATCTAATCAAAGAAAAATGCGAGATCTTCATCAACGGCAAGTGGGAACTTGTCCCTAAAAAAGACAGGGAGTACCACATCAGCCAATTCCTTGCAAAGATAGCCAACGGCGAGACCCTTCAATTTAGACCACGTAGAGGAGGTGCATGGATTTTCATTGGATTTGAGCCCCCCCGCTGGGATTCAATCTGGAGTGGTTTGCAGAGAGGCGACCAAGTCCTGCTCGACGGAAAATGGGTTCAAGAAGCACCAACTAAAGAGTTAGTGAATCAGATTATGGACAAAATCCAAAAGGGTGAAGT
The sequence above is drawn from the Estrella lausannensis genome and encodes:
- a CDS encoding TrmH family RNA methyltransferase → MDSSEPLFSKDKFLGLPQERRHKKLALILKHAYIMMLAGEEADKALENYRKTAAYIAEKESPLATLKEVSDAFHFHAKEAKWNLREDSLLPSPRQQDREISSSKLPIFAYLDSLRSAFNTGSIIRTAECFGFSKVFLGGATPSPECSQVKKAAMGTEAWIEWEAHALIKSLPRPLIVLETVANAPSLYDFKFPHTFTLAVGNEEYGASDLLLNEADFFVTIPLRGRKGSLNVANAFAVAAAYAANELNRIDRKG
- the folE gene encoding GTP cyclohydrolase I FolE produces the protein MDKEKIPTKAIKTRYPTPVSSTKDILSKEEKIAFISDRFREIMECLGLDVENESLARTPYRVAKMYVNEIFSGLDEESFPEVRFVNDDYSHSKNGNAIFIKVNFTSFCEHHFVPMMGVVYVSYIPNKKVVGLSKIPRIIRFFSQRPQMQERLGAQIADSLSAILETEHIAVCIVAKHFCMIVRGIEDAASHTVTHVLLGDFEKNPERRNEFFEAMKRQNVEIGV
- the cdsZ gene encoding zinc ribbon domain regulatory protein CdsZ — encoded protein: MNDALSLILDIQELDMQMIQLMRLKRERKREMENITAIKSDLSHQIKAKEGEVLELKTLIKIGEEELKEIQEKLKELENKQSSVKKVDEFNALSHEMSQVDKQRAAKEQNLSDLMDKLSQEEELLKNIKESLVSTVESSKVLESEIMTRIQEINKEGSLIKVKRDELVAEASPEVFSIYERLLQNKKDRVVVPIENRTCSGCHIQLTAQDENLVRKAERMIFCEHCSRILYWPQADDQDQAGAQGRGRRRRSRQTA